One Watersipora subatra chromosome 4, tzWatSuba1.1, whole genome shotgun sequence genomic window carries:
- the LOC137394288 gene encoding uncharacterized protein produces the protein MEDCNTVNTPADSGLQLTKSSENNKTTHCPYRQLVGSLLYLAMGTPPDVCWIVSKLSQFLNCPSDEHITAAKRVLHYIKKTIDYTLHFKPSTDPLHGFSDSDWGGDQENRKSTTGYIFLYGSSPINLESTFNLE, from the coding sequence ATGGAAGACTGCAACACAGTCAACACGCCAGCAGATTCTGGATTACAACTCACCAAGAGTTCCGAgaacaataaaaccacccacTGTCCGTACCGACAACTAGTTGGAAGTCTCCTATACCTAGCTATGGGAACGCCGCCAGATGTATGTTGGATAGTGTCCAAACTCTCACAGTTCCTCAACTGCCCATCTGACGAACACATCACCGCAGCTAAACGAGTACTACATTATATCAAGAAAACTATCGATTACACCCTACACTTCAAACCGTCGACTGATCCTCTACACGGCTTCAGTGATTCGGACTGGGGAGGTGATCAGGAAAATCGAAAATCAACCACAGGCTATATCTTCTTGTACGGCAGCTCCCCCATCAACCTGGAATCAACCTTCAACCTGGAATAG
- the LOC137394287 gene encoding uncharacterized protein gives MSTDHTYHCEKPAASHQEVEVSEWDSICKNILPEGFAYHLLKHEMVRITSKTTFVFSVKELKSKSDILAWKASFQANNRWRTKEIRKPTERLLFRLRAVCQHQTQYQNKHSCKNKQKRKRKYSNIKNTGCPATLTINLKSKGNMGSSEAVVKLNLAHNHQTASAASYGKNRVSEETTRALEQLFVDGHSPISALSHLKMTVEEDVVKLADRSIIPSSKFCSRLYNKLKKIKYGEFQKTTAEMREALQIKLENEDVKFSTGLTESGQMVVSLITPLMERSHNLRESAEIVFLDASGGMDGHQTRLFLLLTHCHGGGVPLGAFLTTSESEDAITMGLDQIKQLADSSGFYNRGLVGPTLFMVDDSKAEHAAINTVFPESRVLLCTFHIQQAVWRWLWNSHNRIHLRDRNTCMELFRRLLYSDSESEYMEIYESDHSCLAKYPNYANYLGVLHGRRSLWALCFRQSSLTRGNNTNNFVEAAFRLLKDTVLHRARAFNCVHLTEYLITKFENSICNRLLDIAHGRTELRHRRKRPATSSATIKHKVGDQYEVVIGKTKRLVQADLGLCSCTYGNTGNLCKHLWAVMESAFECGTNAHHYKPLQHQREVLFWLSTGQKAQKGWLEPLHHNTCINNKTISTEREVEEHLEYEEIGKSENSYSEVDVIPKVSELQRQKWQAAIDAFHKDMSDKLENYYEAAMYGPAFETFIERWKARTASQKITLLNTPLSLGEGYSFTQKRTKIGVQPSAVARRKRPLGTTTSQHGGSRRKAAEHAYGKETKKNQPAPHSLLFCVERTISLGKTHSKK, from the exons ATGAGCACTGACCACACATATCATTGTGAAAAACCAGCAGCCAGTCACCAAGAAGTGGAAGTATCAGAATGGGACAGCATTTGTAAA AATATCCTACCTGAAGGTTTTGCCTACCACCTTCTAAAGCACGAGATGGTCCGAATAACCTCCAAGACGACCTTTGTCTTCTCTGTGAAGGAACTAAAATCAAAATCCGATATCTTGGCTTGGAAGGCCTCGTTTCAGGCAAACAACAGATGGCGCACAAAGGAAATCAGGAAGCCTACAGAAAGACTCCTGTTTCGT CTTAGAGCTGTTTGTCAGCATCAAACACAGTATCAAAACAAGCATAGCTGCAAAAATAAGCAGAAGAGGAAGCGAAAATATTCCAACATAAAAAACACTGGATGTCCAGCCACGCTCACAATAAATTTAAAGTCAAAGGGAAACAT GGGATCTAGTGAAGCAGTGGTTAAGCTCAATTTGGCCCACAACCACCAAACAGCTTCTGCTGCTTCATATGGAAAGAATCGTGTCTCTGAAGAAACCACTAGAGCACTAGAACAGCTTTTTGTTGATGGACATTCTCCGATCTCAGCTTTAAGTCATTTGAAAATGACTGTGGAAGAGGATGTTGTCAAACTTGCGGACAGGTCAATCATCCCATCATCCAAGTTCTGCTCAAG ACTttataacaaactgaaaaaaatcaaatatggTGAATTTCAAAAGACAACCGCAGAGATGAGAGAGGCTCTACAAATAAAATTGGAGAATGAGGATGTCAAGTTTTCGACAGGTCTAACAGAGAGCGGCCAAATGGTTGTTTCTCTGATAACTCCACTGATGGAGCGCTCACACAATTTAAG AGAGTCTGCAGAGATAGTGTTTTTAGATGCCAGTGGTGGAATGGACGGTCACCAGACCCGCCTCTTTCTACTTCTAACCCATTGCCATGGAGGAGGTGTCCCTTTAG GTGCATTTCTGACCacaagtgaaagtgaagatgcCATCACCATGGGATTAGACCAGATCAAACAGCTTGCTGACAGTTCTGGCTTCTATAACAGag GCCTAGTTGGACCAACGTTGTTTATGGTTGATGACTCAAAGGCAGAACATGCGGCCATTAACACTGTGTTTCCAGAAAGTCGAGTGCTGCTTTGCACATTCCACATACAGCAAGCGGTGTGGAGATGGCTGTGGAACAGCCACAACAGGATCCACTTGAGAGATCGTAACACATGCATGGAACTGTTTCGTAGGCTTCTCTACAGCGATAGTGAATCTGAATACATGGAAAT CTATGAGAGTGACCATTCGTGTCTGGCAAAATATCCAAATTATGCCAATTATCTTGGCGTGTTACATGGCAGGCGAAGTCTTTGGGCTTTGTGCTTCCGCCAGAGCAGTCTCACAAGAG GTAACAACACCAACAATTTTGTGGAGGCAGCGTTCAGACTCCTCAAGGACACAGTTCTTCATCGAGCTAGAGCGTTCAACTGTGTCCATTTGACGGAGTATCTGATCACAAAATTTGAGAATTCAATTTGTAACAGACTTCTTGATATTGCCCATGGCAGGACAGAGCTTAGACACAGAAGGAAACGACCTGCAACTTCATCAGCAACAATAAAGCAT AAGGTTGGTGACCAGTATGAGGTGGTCATAGGGAAGACCAAGAGACTCGTCCAAGCTGATCTAGGTTTGTGTAGCTGCACTTATGGAAACACAGGAAACCTGTGTAAGCACCTGTGGGCTGTGATGGAGAGTGCATTTGAATGTGGAACAAATGCACACCACTATAAGCCACTCCAGCACCAAAGGGAggttttgttttggctttcaACAG GTCAGAAAGCACAGAAAGGCTGGTTGGAGCCGCTCCACCACAATacttgtataaataataaaacgatTAGTACAGAAAGAGAAGTAGAAGAACATCTTGAATACGAAGAGATTGGTAAAAG cGAGAACAGTTATTCAGAAGTGGATGTGATACCAAAGGTTTCTGAACTACAGCGCCAGAAATG GCAAGCAGCTATTGATGCATTCCACAAGGACATGTCGGATAAACTCGAAAACTACTATGAGGCGGCTATGTATGGTCCGGCCTTTGAGACCTTCATCGAACGGTGGAAGGCCCGTACAGCGAGTCAGAAAATCACTCTCCTGAACACACCATTGTCTTTAGGAGAAGGATACAGTTTTACGCAAAAGAG